The Desulfuromonas sp. TF nucleotide sequence TGCGTCCCTACATGGGGGGGATGGAGCGGATCAGCGGCTAGGACAGATATCCATGGAGGAGTGGCCGAGTGGCTTAAGGCGGCGGTCTTGAAAACCGTTGTGCGAAAGCACCGTGGGTTCGAATCCTACCTCCTCCGCCAGAATTTCAACGCACGATCTTGGCGGCGACCCGGGAAAAGAGATTAGAAGACGTAATATTTCATACGGAGAGGTGGCCGAGTCGGCTGAAGGCGCTCGCCTGCTAAGCGAGTGTACGGGGAAACCTGTACCGAGGGTTCGAATCCCTCCCTCTCCGCCATTTTACATTCAGAGCGGTAAACGGATGTCCTGGTTTTTGCGGTTACCGGTCATTGTCCTTGTCACCCTGCTGTCTGGCGCTGTCGGGTGTGACCGCAGGGAAGAGCAGGCCGTGGTCAAGCCGACGGCTCCGGTCCAGAGAAAACTCACCGAGGTCGTTATTCCTGAAGAAGTGAAGGGGCAGTGGAAGTCGGTCCGAATCGCCATAACCGATCAGGACGCGGGGGAGCGGGACATCTACACCGTGGAGATCGGATCAACATTCACGGTGGAGAATACACAACTCACCATCGATGTTTTAAATTTCCTGCCCGCCTTCGTCATGGACGGCACGAGGATGACCTCGGCCAGCAATAAAACCAGTAATCCTGCCGCTCAGATCGTGATCAGAGAAGAGGGGGAGGAGGTCTTCAGGGGTTGGCTTTTCAGTCTCTACCCGGGGGTCCATTCTTTCAAGCATTCCCGGTACAGTTTTGCACTGGTTGATTTCATACCGACCGAGAAAAAAAGGGTTGACAAAAAGAGCTGAGTCGGCAAATATATGCGTCCTGATGTGCGCCACTAGCTCAGCTGGATAGAGCGTCTGACTACGGATCAGAAGGCCGGGAGTTCGAATCTCTCGTGGCGCGCCACTAAATGCAAGGCCCCCGCACTCTCCAGTGCGGGGGCTTTTTGATTACCGGCTTCCACCACACCAGGACGCACATCCTCTCTTGTTTTTATCCCCGGATCGTGGTAAAAGTTCTCTGCCTCGGGAGGCGGAAGCAGGGGACAAGGGACGTGGGTGGAGCACATTGACAGTCAGGATCAGACCTTCATGGCGGCAGCCTTGGAAGAGGCTCGAATCGCGGAGGCTCTGGGAGAGGTTCCCATCGGTGCGGTGGTGGTGCACGGAGGTGCGGTCATCGGCCGCGGCCACAACCTGCGGGAGTCGAGCAACGACCCGACCACCCACGCCGAAATGATTGCCATCCGCCAGGCGGCAGTGGCGCTCGATTCCTGGCGTCTTCTAGACAGCACCATCTATGTCACCCTCGAGCCGTGCGTCATGTGCATGGGGGCCATTATCCTGGCCAGAATCCCCCGTTTGGTTTACGCCTGCCGGGATCCCCGGGCCGGAGCCGCCGGTTCCATCTATGATTTCTCCCGGGACGAGCGTTTCAACCACCGGGTTGCAGTCGACGAGGGGGTGCTGGGGCATGAATGCAGTGAGATATTGAGCGGTTTTTTCCGCGAGTTGCGGGCACAGAGGAAATCCCGAATATAAGACTTGCGGAGGGGTGTCCGAGAGGTCGAAGGTGACAGACTCGAAATCTGTTGTACCGCAAGGTACCGTGGGTTCGAATCCCACCCCCTCCGCCAGATAAAAACAAGGGCTCAGCCGGAAGCGGCTGGGCTCTTTGTTTTTTGGTCGTCCTTGCAGTGAGACCGGAGTCGGAGGCGATGAGCGATGACGCAAATGGATTGGAATTATGTCTCTAGTGTGTAGAGTCCTGCGTTACGTTGTTTGTGCAACATCCGGGAATTTCTCCCGATCGCCCCAAGGGGCTTCACCGCTGTCACATGGTTGTCAAGGTGAAGCATCCGCGGATCGCTTCGATGTCCCCGGCCGAAAGGCCGTGACCCCGATAATGCTCCTCCCAGCGCGTGACGCACGAGCGCATTTCGGCCACCACCTGCTCTGCCTCCTCCCTGCCCAGTCCGAATCGCGGAGACATGCTGAGGGCGTTCTTCAGCGATCCTTCCCGGCCCCGCTCCCCCAGCGCCATGCACAGTGAGAACTCCGTCCCCACGCCGGGACGGGTCGGGTTCGGCACTATGTCGTAGGCCGGAGAGAGCGCCAGCCCTTTTTCTCCCCGGACAAACCCGTGGTTGCGGGGATGATCGTCCGTGTTGCGGCACAGGACGTTGAATACCATTCTTCTGAAGAGTTCGTGGAGTTGAGCTGGTTGGGCCAGGATGGCGGCGCGCATCCGGTCGGCGAGTGCCTGATAGCTCCAGTCGGGCCGGTCCCATTCATCCCATTCCATCAGGGAGAGGGCGCTCAGAAAGCCGAAGCGCAGGTAGCCGGTCGTCGACTTTTCCCGGTCGAAGCGCCGGATCAGCAGGACGTCCTTGCCACCAGCCTGTATCAGGTGCGTTGCCGGCACGGTGATGCCGCAGGCCCGGGCCAGGTCCAGGGTCGCATATTCCAGGCGGGGAAAGTTGACGGTGTCCCCCCGCGCCGGGAACTTGGCGATCCAGAGGGCGTCCTCCAGCTCCACCGTGCATTTCGGCCGGGCGCCGCCGACGCTGGTGCCCTGTTCCAGCAGGCGCAGCAGTTCCTGGCTGACCTGCTCCCCCGCCTGCAGCAAAGATGCCGCCTCAAGCAGCTCATCGAGCGCCTGGAAGGCAGGAGGGGCCATTGGCGGCTCTCCCTGCTCAAGATCCTCGCGGAAGTCGAGGTTGCCGACCCGGGAGGCGTTGGCCTGCAGGAGGTAATCCATCTCCGTCAGGGCCTCGGGGGCGGACTTCAACCCGGCGGCCATGACCAGGCGGCCCCAGTAGTCGGGGGAGGCGTCGCGGAACGCCCCGTACAGGCCGCCATTGGCCGAGACATCCCGGGGCGTACTCCCCAAGGGCAGGGCGACTGGGTCCACCGGCAGTGCGTTGGGACGTTCCAGGTAGCGGCGGCCGTAGGCGAAGCGCCCGATGCGGTCGTCGGGATAATGGGTGAACACTCCGGCCGGAACGGCGGTGGTCTCATCCGGCAGGTAGATGAAGACGTAGGATTTTCGTTCGGTCGCCATCAGAAGTCCAGTTCATCGGCCGGGGTTTTTTTCTTCCGCACCCGCCGGGGAAGGCGCTGCTTTTCATGGAAGAGCCCCACCGTGTCCTTGTCCGGGGCGGCGATCTGCGTCAGATCCTCGACCATGTCCAGAGCATGGAGCGCCGCCGCCAGGACGGCGAGGCTGACGGAGGGGTCCCCGGACTCCAGGCGGGAAAGTGTCTTGCGGGTGACCAGCATGGCGCCGGACATCTCCTCCAGGGTCCAGCCCCGCCGTTTTCTGGCCGTCTGGATGTGAGTGCCGACCGCCTTTACGGCGCGTTGAGGAGTGGATGGGAGACCTTCGCTCCCGAGGGTTTTTCGAGCCATATAATGCCCCCAATAACCATTTTGTGGGTATTATATAGCACAAAATTATTCAGGTCAAGTCTTTCCCGGCAGCGGAAAGAGGTTATGGGCCGATCATCCGGGCTGAGAGGTCTCCCGGCATGTCGGCCGCCTTGGTCTGCCGCCAAAACTTTCCTGGGAGAGGCGGATCTGGCGGGGAAATGCTAGGAATGGAGGCAGGAGTGCTCCTTTTAGGGATGCCGCAACCTGTTGATTCAACAGGTACTTCTTGCGAATCATCTGCTTTGGAGAGTGGCCGCGTTGGGGGTTCGAATACTACCCCCTCTGCCAGATAAAGCCAAAAGGCCCAGCCGCTTTCGGCTGGGCCTTTTGGCTTGCAGNNNNNNNNNNNNNNNNNNNNNNNNNNNNNNNNNNNNNNNNNNNNNNNNNNNNNNNNNNNNNNNNNNNNNNNNNNNNNNNGCTTGTTGCACTTGATATGATACAAGAAGAAGAGAGAACGAGAGGAAGGGAGACGCCGTCATGATGATTCCCGTGATGCTCAAGGACGGTACCGACGAACTGGTGCAACCGCATGTCCTGGACCGATTGCTGGAGGAAAACCGTATCATGTTCTTCAAGCGTTCCACTGGATGGGTGGTTGTCGGCCGTGATTCCTTGCGGGGAATGGGTGGAGAGGTGTACGAAGGGAAGGAAAGGCGTTCCGAATTGCGGAGGCAACACTGATGAAGAAACGCGCCGAAAGGTGCGTTTCTTAGCCTCCGCAGGCCAGAGATCCGGTCGGACGCAAGAATAGAAGTTCACTCCGGCCATTGCTTGTTGACAAGCTTCGGCAAATCCGGTAAAAAGACGCCCCCGGTGGCACTGAAGGGGGCGTCGCTAGCGGTCTTCGATCATCCCCCCGCATCCGCCAGAAAATCCTTTACAGCTCCCATCCCCTGGTGTATTCTGCTCAACCTGCGGAGAGGTGACCGAGAGGCCGAAGGTGCACGACTGGAAATCGTGTGTACCGCAAGGTACCGAGGGTTCGAATCCCTCCCTCTCCGCCAGATTTCATCTGATCATCGCCGGCCTTCATTGCCGTCAGAAGTGACAGCCGGGTCCCGCGCAACGGACGGTCGCGAACCCCGTCAGGCCCGGAAGGGAGCAGCGGCAGCGATCTTTGCCGTGTGCCGCGGGGGTGCCTGGCTGTCACTTGTGCCGGCAATTCCATTCGGCTACCCCCGCCGGCCAATTCCCTTTCTCCACGGAGATCCTTGAGCCCCATGTCGTACCTGGTACTGGCCCGCAAATGGCGGCCCCAGAGCTTTGCGGACCTGGTCGGACAGGAGCACGTCAGCCAGACCCTGAGCAATGCCATTCAGGCGGGGAGGGTCCACCACGCCTTTCTGTTTACCGGCGCCCGCGGCGTCGGTAAAACGTCTGCCGCCCGCATATTCGCCAAGGCTCTCAACTGCGAGGAGGGCCTCTCTGCCCAGCCTTGCAATCAGTGTCCTTCCTGCGGAGAAATCACAGCCGGCCAGGGTGTGGACGTCTTCGAAATTGACGGAGCATCCAATACAGGCGTCGACGACATCCGGGAACTGCGGGAGAATATCCGCTATCTTCCCTCCCGTTCCCGCTACAAGATCTTCATCATCGATGAAGTTCACATGCTCTCCATTAATGCCTTCAACGCCCTGCTCAAGACCCTGGAGGAACCTCCCGGTCACGCCAAGTTCATTTTCGCCACCACCGAGCCGCACAAGATCCCCGTCACCATCCTGTCCCGGTGCCAGCGCTTTGATTTTCGTAAAATCGCCCTGCCGATGATCAGTGCCAGGCTCCGGGAGATAGTCGATGCCGAGGGGATTGAAATTTCGGACCGCTCGTTGGCCCTCGTGGCCCGGCGGGGTGAGGGGAGCATGCGTGATGCCCTTTCCACCCTCGATCAGGTCATCGCCTTCTGCGGCGAAGCCGTCGGCGACGAGGATGTGCAGAGCCTGCTGGGGATGGTTGATCGGCGCCTGTTGCTGGATACCGCCGAAGGCATTGTCCGACGGGACAGTCGTATGGCCCTGGAGGCGGTGCGGCGAGTGGACGATCTGGGGCATTCCTACCGCCAGTTCAGTCAGGAACTGGTGGAGGTCTTTCGCGCATTGACTCTCTGCCGGGTGCTTGCGGACCCGGGCGAGATGCTCGATGCCACTGCCGATGAACTGCGGGAGCTGCAGACTCTGGCCGCCTTGGGAACCCTGGAGGATCTTCAACGGGCGCTCACCGTGCTGGTGCGCACCGAGATCGACCTGGCTTCCTCCTCCTTCCCGCGCCTGACCTTGGAGATGGCCCTGGTCCGGCTGGCTCATCTGCCTCCGGCCCGGGATGTGGGCACCCTGGTGCGCAAGATCGAGGATCTGGAGCGCCGCCTTGCCGGCGATGCGGACAGACTTCCTGTCGCCTCGCCCTCCCTCCGGCCTTCGGCCCCGGCCCAGGAGACTGCGAGGGACGCAGGCCCTCCGCCAAAAAAGCCTGAAGCCCCGGCGTCCCCCGCCGCCGGCGGCAAGGGGTGGCAGGGACTGGTCGAGCATGTCAGGGAGAAGCGTCGCCCGGGAATTGCCTCCATACTGGAGCAGGCCAGTCTGCTGACTTTTGAGCTTCCGCTGATGAAGATCGGACTGCCAAAGGGGTCCTTTGCCCTCTCCCAGTTGGAGGATAACGAATATCTTGAGGATTTGAGCCGGCTGGCCGAGGAATATTTCCAGCAAAAGATCGATGTCCGGATCACGGCTCTTGACGAACGGCAGGCTAACGCGCCCCCCTCCCTGGCCGAGGAACGCCAGAGCCGGGAGACTGACCGTAAAAAACGCCTTCGCGAAGACGCCCTCTCTCATCCGATGGTAAAGACCGCCCTCGAGGTCTTCAGCGGCGAGGTCAGGGAGGTCAAGGCGATCGACAAGGGATTCGTCTGAAGTCGGTGTGTGGCAAGTGACAAGGGTTCGAAAAGACCAATCAAGAACTAGATAGATGGAGGTTTCAGGATGTCCAAAGGTCTCGGCAATATCATGAAGCAGGCCCAGCTCATGCAACAGAAAATGGCCCGCATGCAGCAGGAACTCGAAAGTCGTGAAGTAGAAGCTACCGCCGGCGGCGGCATGGTGACCGCGGTGGTTAATGGTAAACAGCAGCTTCTTTCCCTTAGAATCGAGCCGGTCGCTGTCGACCCGGAAGATGTCGAAATGCTGCAGGACCTGGTGATCGCAGCAGTCAACGAGGCGATTAAGAAAAGTCAGGAAATGATGCAGGAAGAAATGGGCAAGATCACCGGGGGATTGAATATTCCGGGCTTGTTCTGACCAAGGAGCTGGTTCCGGATGCTCGGAGCGGATCAAGGCGTCAAGTAGATAACCCCAAGATCAGAAGCTTTCACCACAGAGGCACAGAGGCCACGGAGAAAATCAATAAAACCAGAAGGTTTTTCTCTGTGTTCTCCGTGTCTCTAGTAAGCGAAGCAAACGGGTGGTGAAACGATTTTCCGGTTTGGTGCTGTCAGGCCTTAATTTACTGGAGCCAAGTGCATAACCAGACTAATTTTTTTAATCGTTTTAAACGTATTGTCCGGAAAATTTGGTTACCATAAAAAGAATAAAACACCATTTCAAATTGTTGGATTTTTAGAAAAACCCATGTTAGACTCCATCCCGTCTTTCGCCCGGCTGGTTGCCGAGCTGGCTAAATTTCCAGGCATCGGACAGAAGACCGCCACCCGATTGGCCTTTTTTATTCTGCGCCAGCCAATCGGTGAAGCGGAAGCCTTGGCGGGAGCGATTCGGGAACTGAAAGAGAAGATCCGTTTCTGTTCCCGCTGTTTCCACATTACCGAGAGCGACCCCTGTCCTCTTTGTACCGATCCGTCACGCGACGATGCCCTGTTGTGTGTAGTGGAGGAGCCGCAGGATCTCATCGCTATTGAACGCAGCCGCTCTTTCCGGGGACGTTACCATGTTCTGCATGGGGCGCTTTCGCCTCTGGACGGCGTTGGACCTGAAGAAATCAAGATCTCCGGACTGCTGGACCGCCTCAAGGAAGGGGCGGTGCGGGAGGTGCTGGTCGCTACCAACTTTACCGTCGAGGGGGAGGCTACCGCGCTCTATCTGGCGCGCCTGCTCCGTCCTCTGGGTATCCGGGTGACCCGGCTGGCCCACGGCATTCCAATGGGGAGCGATCTGGAATATGTGGACGATGCCACCGTAAACCGTGCGGTGGAAGGACGC carries:
- a CDS encoding DUF2155 domain-containing protein is translated as MSWFLRLPVIVLVTLLSGAVGCDRREEQAVVKPTAPVQRKLTEVVIPEEVKGQWKSVRIAITDQDAGERDIYTVEIGSTFTVENTQLTIDVLNFLPAFVMDGTRMTSASNKTSNPAAQIVIREEGEEVFRGWLFSLYPGVHSFKHSRYSFALVDFIPTEKKRVDKKS
- the tadA gene encoding tRNA adenosine(34) deaminase TadA — translated: MDSQDQTFMAAALEEARIAEALGEVPIGAVVVHGGAVIGRGHNLRESSNDPTTHAEMIAIRQAAVALDSWRLLDSTIYVTLEPCVMCMGAIILARIPRLVYACRDPRAGAAGSIYDFSRDERFNHRVAVDEGVLGHECSEILSGFFRELRAQRKSRI
- a CDS encoding type II toxin-antitoxin system HipA family toxin produces the protein MATERKSYVFIYLPDETTAVPAGVFTHYPDDRIGRFAYGRRYLERPNALPVDPVALPLGSTPRDVSANGGLYGAFRDASPDYWGRLVMAAGLKSAPEALTEMDYLLQANASRVGNLDFREDLEQGEPPMAPPAFQALDELLEAASLLQAGEQVSQELLRLLEQGTSVGGARPKCTVELEDALWIAKFPARGDTVNFPRLEYATLDLARACGITVPATHLIQAGGKDVLLIRRFDREKSTTGYLRFGFLSALSLMEWDEWDRPDWSYQALADRMRAAILAQPAQLHELFRRMVFNVLCRNTDDHPRNHGFVRGEKGLALSPAYDIVPNPTRPGVGTEFSLCMALGERGREGSLKNALSMSPRFGLGREEAEQVVAEMRSCVTRWEEHYRGHGLSAGDIEAIRGCFTLTTM
- a CDS encoding helix-turn-helix domain-containing protein, which translates into the protein MARKTLGSEGLPSTPQRAVKAVGTHIQTARKRRGWTLEEMSGAMLVTRKTLSRLESGDPSVSLAVLAAALHALDMVEDLTQIAAPDKDTVGLFHEKQRLPRRVRKKKTPADELDF
- a CDS encoding GSU3473 family protein; this encodes MMIPVMLKDGTDELVQPHVLDRLLEENRIMFFKRSTGWVVVGRDSLRGMGGEVYEGKERRSELRRQH
- the dnaX gene encoding DNA polymerase III subunit gamma/tau, whose translation is MSYLVLARKWRPQSFADLVGQEHVSQTLSNAIQAGRVHHAFLFTGARGVGKTSAARIFAKALNCEEGLSAQPCNQCPSCGEITAGQGVDVFEIDGASNTGVDDIRELRENIRYLPSRSRYKIFIIDEVHMLSINAFNALLKTLEEPPGHAKFIFATTEPHKIPVTILSRCQRFDFRKIALPMISARLREIVDAEGIEISDRSLALVARRGEGSMRDALSTLDQVIAFCGEAVGDEDVQSLLGMVDRRLLLDTAEGIVRRDSRMALEAVRRVDDLGHSYRQFSQELVEVFRALTLCRVLADPGEMLDATADELRELQTLAALGTLEDLQRALTVLVRTEIDLASSSFPRLTLEMALVRLAHLPPARDVGTLVRKIEDLERRLAGDADRLPVASPSLRPSAPAQETARDAGPPPKKPEAPASPAAGGKGWQGLVEHVREKRRPGIASILEQASLLTFELPLMKIGLPKGSFALSQLEDNEYLEDLSRLAEEYFQQKIDVRITALDERQANAPPSLAEERQSRETDRKKRLREDALSHPMVKTALEVFSGEVREVKAIDKGFV
- a CDS encoding YbaB/EbfC family nucleoid-associated protein — encoded protein: MSKGLGNIMKQAQLMQQKMARMQQELESREVEATAGGGMVTAVVNGKQQLLSLRIEPVAVDPEDVEMLQDLVIAAVNEAIKKSQEMMQEEMGKITGGLNIPGLF
- the recR gene encoding recombination mediator RecR, which codes for MLDSIPSFARLVAELAKFPGIGQKTATRLAFFILRQPIGEAEALAGAIRELKEKIRFCSRCFHITESDPCPLCTDPSRDDALLCVVEEPQDLIAIERSRSFRGRYHVLHGALSPLDGVGPEEIKISGLLDRLKEGAVREVLVATNFTVEGEATALYLARLLRPLGIRVTRLAHGIPMGSDLEYVDDATVNRAVEGRREI